The genome window GCGGTAAGACCGCCCTGGCGCCGACGCTGTGCGTGGTAAGCCAGACCCGTACCTGCCGGAATGAGACGGCCGACAATAACATTTTCCTTCAGGCCACGCAAGGTATCGCGCGTGCCACGAACCGCCGCTTCGGTAAGAACGCGGGTGGTTTCCTGGAACGAGGCCGCCGAGATGAACGACTCGGTGGCCAGCGAAGCCTTGGTGATACCCAGCAACACCGACTGGTACTCGGCCGGACGCTCGTTGCGGGCAACGGCACGGTCGTTTTCGGCATTGATGCGCACGCGCTCGACCTGTTCACCACGGAGGTAATGGCTCTCGCCGGTCTCCGTGATTTCAACCTTACGCAGCATCTGGCGAATGATCGCTTCGATGTGCTTGTCATTGATCTTCACGCCCTGCAGACGGTAGACGTCCTGGATTTCCTTGACCAGGTAGGCAGCCAGCGGCTGCACACCCAGCAGGCGCAGGATGTCATGCGGATTGGGCTCGCCGTCCACGACGGTTTCACCCTTCTCCACGTGCTCGCCTTCGAACACGATGACCTGGCGCCACTTCGGAATCAGCTCTTCGTGCTCGTTGCCGTCCACGTCCTTGATGATCAGACGCTGCTTGCCCTTGGTGTCCTTGCCGAAGCTGACCACACCGGAGCGCTCGGCCAGGATCGCCGGTTCCTTCGGCTTGCGGGCTTCGAACAAGTCGGCCACGCGGGGCAGACCACCGGTAATGTCGCGGGTCTTCGACGTTTCCTGCGGGATACGGGCGACCACGTCACCCACACCCACTTCCACGCCGTTCTGGATCGACACGATCGCGCCGGCGGGCAGCATGTACTGCGCAGGCACGTCGGTACCCGGCAGCTTGAGCTCGCGGCCCTTGGCATCTTCCAGGCGGACGATCGGGCGCAGGTCCTTGGCGGCCGTACCACGGCGCTTCGGATCCGTCACCACCGCCGACTCCAGGCCGGTCAGTTCATCGGTCTGGCTCTGCACGGTCACGCCATCGATGAAGTCGATGAAGCGAACGGTACCGGCCACTTCCGACACGATCGGATGGGTATGCGGATCCCAGTTGGCCACGGTCTGGCCAGCCTTGACCGCATCGCCGTCCTTGATGGCGATGGTGGCGCCGTAAGGCACCTTGTAGCGCTCACGCTCGCGGCCGTTGGCATCGATGACCGACACTTCACCCGAACGCGACACGGCGACCAGGTGACCCTGGGTGTGCTGCACCGTCTTGAGGTTGTTGAACTTCAGCGTACCGGTGGTCTTCACCGTGACGTTGTCGACCGCAGCTGCTCGCGACGCCGCACCACCGATGTGGAACGTACGCATGGTCAGCTGGGTACCCGGCTCACCGATGGACTGCGCGGCAACCACGCCGACCGCTTCACCCATGTTCACCAGGTGACCACGGGCCAGATCGCGGCCGTAGCACAGGGCGCACACGCCATGCGACGCATGGCAGGTGATCGGCGAACGCACCTTGATCGACTGCACGCCGGCCTTGTCGAGCTTTTCGACCAGGGCTTCGTCCAGCAGGGTGTCGCGGGTGACGATCGGATCGTCGTCGTTGCCGGGGCCATAGACGTCCTCGACCACGACGCGACCGAGCACGCGCTCGCGCAACGGCTCGACCACGTCACCGCCTTCAACGATCGGCTGCATGATCAGGCCATCCTCGGTACCGCAATCGGTCGAGGTGATGACCACGTCCTGCGCCACGTCGACGAGACGACGGGTGAGGTAACCGGAGTTCGCGGTCTTCAGCGCCGTATCCGCCAGGCCCTTACGAGCACCGTGGGTCGAGTTGAAGTACTGCAGAACGTTCAGGCCTTCGCGGAAGTTCGCCTTGATGGGCGTCTCGATGATCGAGCCGTCCGGACGAGCCATCAGGCCGCGCATACCAGCCAGCTGACGAATCTGGGCCACCGAACCACGAGCGCCGGAGTCGGCCATGATGTACAGCGAGTTCATGGACTTCTGGGCGACGGTCTTGCCTTCGGTATCAACCACCTTCTCGGTACCGATACCGTCGATCATCGCCTTGGCGACGAGTTCGTTGGTACGCGACCAGATGTCGACGACCTTGTTGTAGCGCTCGCCGGCAGTCACGAGACCCGACTGGTACTGCTCCTGGATCTCGACGACTTCCTTCTCGGCTTCCTCGAGGATGCCCTTCTTCTCGGCCGGGATGATCATGTCATCGATGCCGATGGAGATACCGGCGCGAGTCGCGAAGCGGAAGCCGGTGTACATCAGCTGGTCACCGAACACGACCGTGTCCTTCAGACCCAGGCGACGGTAGCAGGCGTTGATCAGGCGCGAGATGTTCTTCTTGGTCAGCTCAACGTTGACCAGGGAGAACGGCAGGCCTTCCGGCATGATCTCGATGAGCAGCGCGCGACCGACGGTGGTGTCGACGATGGCGGTACCGGACGTCCGGTTGCCGTCTTCGTCGATCTGCACCTGGTTGATGCGGACCTTGATCTTGGCGTGCAGTTGCACGGCGCGGTTGTCATACGCACGACGCACTTCGCCGATACCCGAGAACACCATGCCGGTGCCCTTCGCGTTCACCAGTTCGCGGGTCATGTAGTACAGACCAAGCACCACGTCCTGCGTCGGCACGATGATCGGCTCGCCGTTGGCGGGCGAGAGGATGTTGTTGGTCGCCATCATCAGGGCGCGGGCTTCGAGCTGCGCCTCGATCGACAGCGGCACGTGCACAGCCATCTGGTCACCGTCGAAGTCGGCGTTGAATGCCGTACAGACGAGCGGATGCAGCTGGATGGCCTTGCCTTCGATCAGCTTCGGCTCAAACGCCTGGATGCCCAGACGGTGCAGGGTCGGCGCGCGGTTCAGCATCACGGGATGCTCGCGGATCACCTCTTCGAGGATGTCCCACACCTGGCCTTCTTCGCGCTCGACGAGCTTCTTGGCGGCCTTGATGGTGGTGGCTTCGCCGCGGGCCTGCAGCTTGGCAAAGATGAAGGGCTTGAACAGCTCAAGCGCCATCTTCTTGGGCAGGCCGCACTGGTGCAGGCGCAGGGTCGGACCGACCACGATCACCGAACGACCGGAGTAGTCCACGCGCTTGCCGAGCAGGTTCTGACGGAAGCGGCCCTGCTTGCCCTTGATCATGTCGGCCAGCGACTTCAGCGCGCGCTTGTTCGTGCCGGTGATGGCACGACCGCGACGGCCGTTGTCGAGCAGCGCATCGACCGATTCCTGCAGCATGCGCTTTTCGTTGCGCACGATGATGTCGGGCGCATTGAGCTCAAGCAGACGCTTCAGGCGGTTGTTACGGTTGATGACGCGGCGGTACAGGTCATTGAGGTCGGACGTGGCGAAACGGCCGCCATCCAGCGGGACCAGCGGACGCAGGTCCGGCGGGAGCACCGGCAGCACGGTCAGCACCATCCATTCCGGACGGTTGCCCGACTCCAGGAACGCCTCGATCAGCTTCACGCGCTTGGTGAGGCGCTTGAGCTTGGTCTCGGAGTTGGTGGATGCGATTTCTTCCTTGAGGCGAATGACTTCGCCCGGCAGGTCGAGCGACTTCAGCAGCTCGTACACAGCCTCGGCACCCATGCGCGCGTCGAACTCGTCACCGTGCTCTTCGACGGCTTCGAGGTACTGGTCTTCGCTCAGGAGCTGGCCGCGCTCAAGCGCCGTCAGACCCGGATCGATCACCACGAAGGCTTCGAAGTACAGGATGCGCTCGATGTCGCGCAGCGTCATGTCCAGCATCAGGCCGATGCGCGACGGCAGCGACTTGAGGAACCAGATGTGCGCGGTCGGGCTGGCCAGCTCGATGTGGCCCATGCGCTCGCGACGCACCTTGGCGAGGGTGACTTCGGTGCCGCACTTTTCGCAGACGACGCCGCGGTGCTTCATGCGCTTGTACTTGCCGCACAGGCACTCGTAGTCCTTGACCGGACCAAAGATCGCGGCGCAGAACAGGCCGTCACGCTCAGGCTTGAACGTACGGTAGTTAATGGTTTCCGGCTTCTTTACTTCGCCGTAGGACCAGGAACGGATCAGTTCGGGCGAGGCAAGCGCGATCTTGATCGAGTCAAAATCCGGCGCGGTGCGCTGCTGGTTGAACAGATTCAGCAAGTCTTTCATGTGAGTCTCCGCTTGGAGCTATCTCTATGGTCGGGATCCACGGAATAACCGGGGCTTGGCTTATCCGGGACCCGGGGCATGACCCCGGGTCCCGACCATTCACTTGATCTCTTCCAGATCGATATCGATGCCGAGCGAGCGGATTTCCTTCACCAACACGTTGAAGGATTCCGGCATGCCGGCCGCCATCTCGTGGTTGCCGTCGACGATGTTCTTGTACATCTGGTTACGGCCCTGCACGTCGTCGGACTTCACCGTCAGCATTTCCTGCAGGGTGTAGGCCGCGCCGTAGGCTTCGAGTGCCCAGACTTCCATTTCGCCGAAGCGCTGACCACCGAACTGCGCCTTGCCGCCCAACGGCTGCTGGGTGACGAGCGAGTACGGACCGGTCGAACGCGCGTGCATCTTGTCGTCGACAAGGTGGTTGAGTTTCAGGTAGTGCATGTAGCCGACGGTGACCGGACGATCGAATGCTTCGCCGGTACGGCCGTCGAACAGCGTGGTCTGACCCGACTCGGGCAGATCCGCCAGCTTCAGCATCGCCTTGATCTCGGTTTCCTCGGCGCCGTCGAACACCGGCGTCGCCATCGGAACACCTTGCTGCAGGTTGTTGGCGAGCGCGAAGATCTCTTCGTCGGTCAGCGACTTGAGATCCACGTGCTGCACGGCACCGGCCACGTGGTGGTTGTAGATCTGATCGAGGAACTCGCGGATCTGCGCCACCTTGGCCTGAGCTTCGAGCATCTTCTGGATCTTCTTGCCCAGGCCCTTTGCGGCCCAGCCAAGATGGACTTCCAAAATCTGGCCGATGTTCATACGCGAAGGCACGCCCAGCGGGTTCAGCACGATGTCGACCGGCGTACCGTCGGCGGAGAACGGCATGTCTTCCACCGGCACCACGTTGGACACCACACCCTTGTTACCGTGGCGACCGGCCATCTTGTCGCCCGGCTGGATGCGGCGCTTCACGGCCAGGAACACCTTGACCATCTTCAGCACGCCCGGAGCGAGGTCGTCACCCTGGGTGATCTTGCCCTGCTTCTCCTTGAAGCGCTTGTCGAACTCTTCCTTGTGACGCTTGATCTGATCGGCCGCGCGCTCGAGGAACTCGGTGACGTCCTCGTCCTTGACGTTGACCTTGAACCAGTCGTCCTTCTTCAAGGAGTCGAGGTAGGCGTCGTCAACCGGCGTACCGCGCTTCAGACCGCCCGGGCCGCTGTTGGCGATCTT of Dyella terrae contains these proteins:
- the rpoC gene encoding DNA-directed RNA polymerase subunit beta': MKDLLNLFNQQRTAPDFDSIKIALASPELIRSWSYGEVKKPETINYRTFKPERDGLFCAAIFGPVKDYECLCGKYKRMKHRGVVCEKCGTEVTLAKVRRERMGHIELASPTAHIWFLKSLPSRIGLMLDMTLRDIERILYFEAFVVIDPGLTALERGQLLSEDQYLEAVEEHGDEFDARMGAEAVYELLKSLDLPGEVIRLKEEIASTNSETKLKRLTKRVKLIEAFLESGNRPEWMVLTVLPVLPPDLRPLVPLDGGRFATSDLNDLYRRVINRNNRLKRLLELNAPDIIVRNEKRMLQESVDALLDNGRRGRAITGTNKRALKSLADMIKGKQGRFRQNLLGKRVDYSGRSVIVVGPTLRLHQCGLPKKMALELFKPFIFAKLQARGEATTIKAAKKLVEREEGQVWDILEEVIREHPVMLNRAPTLHRLGIQAFEPKLIEGKAIQLHPLVCTAFNADFDGDQMAVHVPLSIEAQLEARALMMATNNILSPANGEPIIVPTQDVVLGLYYMTRELVNAKGTGMVFSGIGEVRRAYDNRAVQLHAKIKVRINQVQIDEDGNRTSGTAIVDTTVGRALLIEIMPEGLPFSLVNVELTKKNISRLINACYRRLGLKDTVVFGDQLMYTGFRFATRAGISIGIDDMIIPAEKKGILEEAEKEVVEIQEQYQSGLVTAGERYNKVVDIWSRTNELVAKAMIDGIGTEKVVDTEGKTVAQKSMNSLYIMADSGARGSVAQIRQLAGMRGLMARPDGSIIETPIKANFREGLNVLQYFNSTHGARKGLADTALKTANSGYLTRRLVDVAQDVVITSTDCGTEDGLIMQPIVEGGDVVEPLRERVLGRVVVEDVYGPGNDDDPIVTRDTLLDEALVEKLDKAGVQSIKVRSPITCHASHGVCALCYGRDLARGHLVNMGEAVGVVAAQSIGEPGTQLTMRTFHIGGAASRAAAVDNVTVKTTGTLKFNNLKTVQHTQGHLVAVSRSGEVSVIDANGRERERYKVPYGATIAIKDGDAVKAGQTVANWDPHTHPIVSEVAGTVRFIDFIDGVTVQSQTDELTGLESAVVTDPKRRGTAAKDLRPIVRLEDAKGRELKLPGTDVPAQYMLPAGAIVSIQNGVEVGVGDVVARIPQETSKTRDITGGLPRVADLFEARKPKEPAILAERSGVVSFGKDTKGKQRLIIKDVDGNEHEELIPKWRQVIVFEGEHVEKGETVVDGEPNPHDILRLLGVQPLAAYLVKEIQDVYRLQGVKINDKHIEAIIRQMLRKVEITETGESHYLRGEQVERVRINAENDRAVARNERPAEYQSVLLGITKASLATESFISAASFQETTRVLTEAAVRGTRDTLRGLKENVIVGRLIPAGTGLAYHAQRRRQGGLTASELETLSGSSSPVTFAEATVGSDNGSE